The genomic window AACATCAAAATATTCGACTTCTGCAACTCCGCATCGTCGTCCTTCGGCTTAATGCCAGACTCGAGCACACGCACACGCTTGTAATGGTTGTAGACAGCCACAGCAAGCACACGCTTCGCCTCATCCTGGCCCACCACATACTTATCCAAAAACGCAGCTATCTCAGACGGACGCGGCAAACGGTCATCCGAAGACTGCTCCTCAACATGACCACTCGCGAGCTCCTCCTCAATAATCTCATTGCACAACTCAATACACTCATCGCAGATATACACCCCACCACCAGCGATAAGCTTCTTCACCTGCTTTTGGCTCTTGCCACAAAAGGAGCATTTCAAAAGGTCAGCGCTTTCCTGCATCCGTGCCATAAAAAGAAAAAACTCCCAATCTGAAGTAGAAGACGCGTGGGTCGTTAGTACTCAACACTCTAGTGCGTACGTCAAATCCCCCTCCTAACTTTCTTAGAAAGTTAGGAGGGGGATGAAAGGGTGGAAAATTAGCCGTTCATCTTTCGATAATCAAACACCTGATCCACGATCCCGTACTCCACAGCTTCCTGCGCAGTCAGGATCTTGTCACGGTCAGTGTCTTCGCGGATCTGCTCCGCGCTGCGACCGGTATGACGAGCCAGCGTCTCTTCCATCAGCACACGCATACGCTCGATCTCTTTCGCCTGGATTTCCAGATCAGAAACCTGGCCACGAGTTCCTTCGGTTGCTGGCTGGTGAATCAACACTCGCGAGTTTGGAAGGCAGGCGCGCTTTCCCGGTGCCCCGGCAGCCAACAATACAGCTGCCGCCGAAGCAGCTTGCCCAAGGCACACTGTGCGCACATCGGGGCGAACGTACTGCATCGTGTCGTAGATCGCCATCAGCGAGGTGAAGGATCCACCTGGCGAGTTAATATACATGGTGATTTCGCGGTCCGGGTCTAGGCCTTCGAGCACCAGTAGCTGCGCCATGACGTCGTTGGCTGAAGTGTCATCGACCTGCGTTCCTAGGAAGATGATGCGCTCTTCAAAGAGTTTCGCATAAGGATTCGTCTCCTTAGTTCCGTACGCCGATTGCTCGATGAAGGAAGGCAGGACGTAGCGTGATTCTGGCAAATGCATACCGTTGTTGTTCATTGTTTTCTCCTGCCTTAGTTTGCTAGTGGCCCTTGTGCTGCGGTGATGACGTGATCCACCAGTCCATACTCTTTGGCCTGCTCGGCGGTGAACCAGCGGTCGCGGTCCGAGTCCTTGGTGATCTGCTCGAAGCTTTGCCCAGTGTGCTCGGCGATAAGT from Corynebacterium gerontici includes these protein-coding regions:
- a CDS encoding ATP-dependent Clp protease proteolytic subunit, giving the protein MNNNGMHLPESRYVLPSFIEQSAYGTKETNPYAKLFEERIIFLGTQVDDTSANDVMAQLLVLEGLDPDREITMYINSPGGSFTSLMAIYDTMQYVRPDVRTVCLGQAASAAAVLLAAGAPGKRACLPNSRVLIHQPATEGTRGQVSDLEIQAKEIERMRVLMEETLARHTGRSAEQIREDTDRDKILTAQEAVEYGIVDQVFDYRKMNG